The nucleotide sequence CCCACACCATGAGACTGCTCTGGGACCTCATGTCCTGCCCCCAAGGTGCCAAGCAGCCTAAATCCAGGTTAGGAAAGGGACTGAAGGTGAGGGATTGAGAGCATGGGAAGGAGAGCTTTGGGTGTTAGGCTTTCAGGTTAGGGTTTCAGGGTTAGAGCTCACCTTCCAGGGTTCAGGATTAGACAAAGGTTTagcaggagggtttggagctatGCTAAGGGCATCCGGTTAGTGTTTAGGGTATAGGCAGGCTTTGAGTGTTAGGGTTTTGTCAGGGCTGGGGTCAGGGCTAGGCTGAAGGCCAGCATTTTCATGAGAGGGGAAGTAAGGACAAAGGTAGGGTAAGTGTGAGAGGTTAGgggtttgggctttgttttagaGGTAAGGTTTGAGGTTAAGGGTTAGAGTAGCGGATTCCTTTCAAGGCGAGGGGGAGCATTTAGGGGTAAGAAAAAGCTGAAACCTTTGCAGAAAATAAGACAGTCACTGAAAAAGTCTTCATTTCCAGCATGCTTACTTTTTAATGAACTTTCAGattttgattattattttttattaacagCACTAAGGCTGTGTACCAGCAGTTGATCATGGTCTTTTAATTTAAGTGAATAATTTCAGGCAGCCACTTAGCCAAGTagattttgttctgtatttagAGTGCAACATTCTCTCTATGTACTTCTGTTTCACTGGCTTTTCTCCATCCCCTCCCTATTCTGTCTtcaaagagctctccaagggaaagattccttGCATCATAGATTAACTcagattggaagagacctgaaTGTCATCTTGTCTGACTGTGCTTCTTGAGGCAGGTGAACTAGATGGGGTAGCTCAAGGGCTCCCCACAGTTTGCCTTTATCCACAAGGGACCATAAAGTGAGCTCTAAACCACCATACAGGGAGGTAATGAAGATGTTCACAGGTGTTGACtcaagtgctggtcactgagggatgccAACAGTGACTGCCCTCCAGGAGGAGTCCATTCTACTGATGACATCCGGGCCTGACCATCCAGCCAAACTCCCACCCACATTCTCATTTGTATTGTCCATCCAGATGTCACCAACATGACTATGGtggaccatgtcaaaggccttgTTAAAGTCCAGGTACACAACATTCCCTACTTTCCCCTCCCATGCAGGTTCTGCactcttttttgtttccttcaagtgcctggagatgtctggaAGAGCATTTGCCCCATCACTTCCCCAGGGCCTGAGGTGAAGCTGCCCAGCCTGTAATTCTACCAATCATCTTCCTTTTTAACCTACTTGAAGTCATTTTTGATATTTCATTTCTCAGAGGACCATGGAACCTCCCTGATAGCCACaacatttctgaagtgtttgAGAGACAGAGACACCAAGCCAGCTCCACCAGCAACTCTCTGCCCCTTCCCACACCAAAGGCTTTCTCTATATCCTGTCCTTCCAGGTgagtttctgggacacagcagaCACTGTCCAGGTCCTCTGGGCCTGTTCAGAAGGCAACGGGAGGTCAACAACTCTCATGGTCTCTGTGTGAACCTCAAAGCTTTCCTGACATTCTTTCTCAGTGCTCCACTTCTGCTCAACCTTTCTGGTTCTTGGGCTGCAGGCTGAGCAGGGATGTGAGGATGGTGTAGGAAAAAGGCTTTGTCAAACTGTCTCAGGAGTGCTGTTCTGGCATCATGCAGTCAAGCGTGAGAGTGCTGTAGAAAACAGTGGCACTGGTGAGGTGAGAGGGCCAGGTGGAGAAGGTCTTCTGCCTGTCTGCACCAGGGTGAAGAGCAGCAATGCATTCACAGGATGCCCATGTGAATGGGAAGAGGAAAACTGGCTCTGAAATGCTGATTATGAAAACATGAGTGTCACAGTATTACTGCAGATCTCCAGCATACATcaaggacagagggactgatacaGGATTGATACATCAAGGACAGAGGGATAGCTTATGACAGACAAAAGATCTGTTTATGGCAGTAACTTTGGTGGGAACACAAAATGCCTCACTTATGTAATGACTCACTTTGCAAATCAGCAAATGCTTGAGCAAGAATCATAGCAAATATAAATGCAAGCCTGAGTTTGTAATAAATGTCTCTCATTGCACCTTTCCGAGAGTCCGTGCCTCATTcactgcaccctcactggctgtttgttgaaacacaaagccatgggTTGATCCCAACTGCCTCTGGGTGACCTCTTGCACTGCAGAACTGCCCTTCCACTGACGTTTCTTCCTCCTGATATCCACAATGCACCTCCCAAGCTGtccttttcagtcatttttttcccctctccggCCTCTTCCCACTACCATGGAAAGCTCGACTATCTCAGAAACTGCTCTGCAGGAAGGGACCCCAACCCGTCAGACTTCTTGTGGTCTTTAGCCtaaccagagagaagtaacttCACCTCCAGGAGGCTGGGAGGCACATCAGCCCCGCCATTTGTCACCCTACTCTGCACTTACATGAGATGCTTCATGGCATAAAGAATGGACACGGGATCTTCTGTTCCAGgaagcacatcccagtgctACATTCAGGTGGTTCCCCAAAGGATGTTACTCTCAACATGAAATCACATcaagacactgtctgtcccactgaccttcatggaaccccaaggaatagctgatggtgTTTCTGCTCACTGGGGTTCATCACCTCAGAAGCACTTTGTGCGTTTGTTTACATCTTATCTGTACAATGTAAACATGGACATCTGACCTACTCATTAGTTGTGCTGCCAGGGAGGGACAAAGAACCTTTTCAAGCTGAAGTGAGAacccagtgctggaaatggtggttgtgagagGCCAGTCCATGATGATTGACCTGCAGCAGGTTCTGTAGGGTGTCCAGTGGACATGGGCACAACCACTCAGTGAGAAAATGATTTACATTACATATGCTATGCAGAAGATATGAGCAGGTTATTGCTTTGGAAAGCAGCCAGTCATCAGTTGCCACACTGAATCCTTGATCTCCTTGTTCCTCAtactgtagatgagggggttcactgctggaggcaccactgagtacagaacagacaccaccagatccagggatggggaggagatggtaGGGGGCTTCAAGTGAGATAATATGACAGTGCTGACGAATAGAGataccacggccaggtgaggaaGGCACgtagaaaaggctttgtgccgaccctgctcagaggggatcctcagcacagccctgaagatctgcacataggagaaaaaaatgaaaacaaaacagctgaaGACTACTAAGAAAGAAACCACCAGAAACCAAACTTCCCTGAGgtaggtgtctgagcaggagagcttgaggatctgggggatttcacagaagaactggcccagggcattgcccttgcacaggggcagtgaaaatgtattggctgtgtgcagcagagaatagaggaacccagtggcccaggcagctgctgccatgtggacacaagctctgctgcccaggagggtcctgtagtgcaggggtttgcagatggcaacgtagcagTCATAGGCCATGATGGTGAGGAGCCAATactctgctgaagctaaaaagacaaCCAGAAACActtgggcagcacatcctgtgtaggagatggccctggtgttccagagggaattggccatggacttggggagagTGGTGGAAATGAAGCCCAGGTCAAGGAGGGAGAGGTtaaggaggaagaagtacatgggggtgtggaggtgctggtcccaggctatggtggtgatgatgaggccgttgcccaggagggaaGCCAGGtcgatgcccaggaagagccagaagttcaagagctgcagctcccatgtgtctgtgaacggcaggaggagaaactgggtgatggagctgctgttggacatttgctacCTCCAAGCATAGGGCACtgttacagaaggaaaagacagtgagacGTTAGGGGAGGCTTCTCTGAGCAGAATCGAAATAATTTCTCACATGCCCTCCCCCTGCTCCACACCCCCTTGTCCTTTTCCAGACCTTCTCCCAGCTCCGTGTCTGAGCCCTGggtggtgctggctggaggTGCCGTGAGGAGCAGGGCCTGTGCCCGCTGATGCTGAGGagtcagccctgctctgcagcagcggGCATGGGAATGGGAGGCAGGGGAcagtcctggggttcagctttgtcacaTGAAGCTGCTCCTGTTCCAGAAAAACCTGTCAGCATCTGCACTCCCAGGGATAAGGAAATGAGGTGGCAGAAGGCAGTTtgaaaggtttggggttttttacaggTCCTTCTCCCCTCTCACCCTGGGGAATGTTCTTGGATGTCAGAAAccatcagcatttctgctgc is from Columba livia isolate bColLiv1 breed racing homer chromosome 8, bColLiv1.pat.W.v2, whole genome shotgun sequence and encodes:
- the LOC135580065 gene encoding olfactory receptor 14I1-like, which gives rise to MSNSSSITQFLLLPFTDTWELQLLNFWLFLGIDLASLLGNGLIITTIAWDQHLHTPMYFFLLNLSLLDLGFISTTLPKSMANSLWNTRAISYTGCAAQVFLVVFLASAEYWLLTIMAYDCYVAICKPLHYRTLLGSRIFRAVLRIPSEQGRHKAFSTCLPHLAVVSLFVSTVILSHLKPPTISSPSLDLVVSVLYSVVPPAVNPLIYSMRNKEIKDSVWQLMTGCFPKQ